One Zeugodacus cucurbitae isolate PBARC_wt_2022May chromosome 3, idZeuCucr1.2, whole genome shotgun sequence genomic region harbors:
- the LOC128920291 gene encoding putative nuclease HARBI1 isoform X1: protein MNALQILCVNATYLCIKQLFGCQNIKMPKVSEKAKFIQLCEKSLVFDLLMLELFGKHDEIQRKKEDEIMEDFSFALAAAAYFRYGSTFVHHSVPKSPNFLIDVLPHLDENRFREIVRVSKTTFDFIIDLIKDDEVFNGPRSCKQFPIQIQLAVVMYRLGSCGEGATITKIASLFGISDGGVIQVMTNRVFDAIIKRKTQFLFWPDPVERRALVVQTLSELPHCVGYVDGTEIKLAEKPTVDCEAYFSRKHIYSLKAQCVCDHKLVIRHMVLGYPGSVHDARIYNNCELSTNATEMLTGSEWLAADSAYKLTSTLITPFRINATEGTLNQRILFNRTFSQYRIRIEHCFGLLKERFNSLKELKIQIKSDNSVKFACRWILVCAILHNIILKENDGGFDVDEESISENSEVDEPGDQNLPTVEGASKRLSLLSLMET from the exons ATGAACGCACTTCAAATTCTTTGTGTAAAtgccacttatttatgtattaaacagctgtttgggtgtcaaaatattaaaatgccgaaagttagcgaaaaagcaaaatttattcaactttgcgaaaaatcactagtatttgatttgttaatgttGGAGCTGTTTGGAAAACATGACG aaatccaacgcaaaaagGAAGATGAAATTATGGAAGACTTTAGCTTTGCATTGGCAGCTGCTGCATATTTTAGATATGGATCTACATTTGTTCATCATTCTGTCCCAAAATCACCCAActttttaatagatgtattaccGCATTTGGATGAAAACAGGTTTCGAGAAATTGTGCGAGTCAGCAAAACCACATTTGATTTTATCATTGATCTGATAAAGGATGACGAAGTGTTCAATGGTCCACGTTCATGTAAACAGTTTCCTATCCAAATTCAATTGGCTGTAGTAATGTACCGACTGGGTTCATGTGGAGAAGGAGcaacaattactaaaattgctagTTTGTTTGGTATTAGCGATGGTGGAGTAATACAG GTCATGACCAACAGGGTATTTGATGCAATTATTAAAAGGAAAACTCAGTTTCTGTTTTGGCCGGACCCTGTAGAGCGTAGAGCTTTAGTTGTTCAAACACTCAGTGAGCTACCACATTGTGTTGGCTACGTAGATGGAACGGAGATAAAATTGGCGGAAAAACCCACtgtagattgcgaagcatatttttctcgcaagcatatatattcacttaaggCTCAATGTGTGTGTGACCACAAACTAGTAATTCGTCATATGGTATTGGGGTATCCCGGTAGTGTTCACGACGCTAGGATATACAACAATTGCGAGCTATCCACAAACGCCACTGAAATGCTAACAGGATCAGAGTGGTTAGCTGCAGacagtgcatataaattaacttCGACCCTTATTACTCCTTTTAGAATAAACGCAACGGAAGGCACCTTGAATCAACGAATTCTGTTCAACAGAACGTTCAGCCAGTACCGAATAAGAATTGAGCATTGCTTTGGTTTATTGAAAGAACGTTTTAATAGCTTGAAAgaactcaaaattcaaataaagagtGATAATTCGGTAAAGTTTGCATGCCGGTGGATATTAGTTTGTgcgatattgcacaatattatattaaaagaaaacgacgGTGGTTTTGATGTTGACGAAGAAAGCATTAGTGAAAACAGTGAAGTCGACGAGCCTGGGGATCAAAACTTACCAACAGTTGAAGGTGCATCTAAGCGCCTTTCATTGTTATCACTAatggaaacttaa
- the LOC128920291 gene encoding putative nuclease HARBI1 isoform X2, which produces MISEIQRKKEDEIMEDFSFALAAAAYFRYGSTFVHHSVPKSPNFLIDVLPHLDENRFREIVRVSKTTFDFIIDLIKDDEVFNGPRSCKQFPIQIQLAVVMYRLGSCGEGATITKIASLFGISDGGVIQVMTNRVFDAIIKRKTQFLFWPDPVERRALVVQTLSELPHCVGYVDGTEIKLAEKPTVDCEAYFSRKHIYSLKAQCVCDHKLVIRHMVLGYPGSVHDARIYNNCELSTNATEMLTGSEWLAADSAYKLTSTLITPFRINATEGTLNQRILFNRTFSQYRIRIEHCFGLLKERFNSLKELKIQIKSDNSVKFACRWILVCAILHNIILKENDGGFDVDEESISENSEVDEPGDQNLPTVEGASKRLSLLSLMET; this is translated from the exons atgatttcagaaatccaacgcaaaaagGAAGATGAAATTATGGAAGACTTTAGCTTTGCATTGGCAGCTGCTGCATATTTTAGATATGGATCTACATTTGTTCATCATTCTGTCCCAAAATCACCCAActttttaatagatgtattaccGCATTTGGATGAAAACAGGTTTCGAGAAATTGTGCGAGTCAGCAAAACCACATTTGATTTTATCATTGATCTGATAAAGGATGACGAAGTGTTCAATGGTCCACGTTCATGTAAACAGTTTCCTATCCAAATTCAATTGGCTGTAGTAATGTACCGACTGGGTTCATGTGGAGAAGGAGcaacaattactaaaattgctagTTTGTTTGGTATTAGCGATGGTGGAGTAATACAG GTCATGACCAACAGGGTATTTGATGCAATTATTAAAAGGAAAACTCAGTTTCTGTTTTGGCCGGACCCTGTAGAGCGTAGAGCTTTAGTTGTTCAAACACTCAGTGAGCTACCACATTGTGTTGGCTACGTAGATGGAACGGAGATAAAATTGGCGGAAAAACCCACtgtagattgcgaagcatatttttctcgcaagcatatatattcacttaaggCTCAATGTGTGTGTGACCACAAACTAGTAATTCGTCATATGGTATTGGGGTATCCCGGTAGTGTTCACGACGCTAGGATATACAACAATTGCGAGCTATCCACAAACGCCACTGAAATGCTAACAGGATCAGAGTGGTTAGCTGCAGacagtgcatataaattaacttCGACCCTTATTACTCCTTTTAGAATAAACGCAACGGAAGGCACCTTGAATCAACGAATTCTGTTCAACAGAACGTTCAGCCAGTACCGAATAAGAATTGAGCATTGCTTTGGTTTATTGAAAGAACGTTTTAATAGCTTGAAAgaactcaaaattcaaataaagagtGATAATTCGGTAAAGTTTGCATGCCGGTGGATATTAGTTTGTgcgatattgcacaatattatattaaaagaaaacgacgGTGGTTTTGATGTTGACGAAGAAAGCATTAGTGAAAACAGTGAAGTCGACGAGCCTGGGGATCAAAACTTACCAACAGTTGAAGGTGCATCTAAGCGCCTTTCATTGTTATCACTAatggaaacttaa
- the LOC128920292 gene encoding uncharacterized protein LOC128920292, with the protein MNIIVKIKMEKDKKLKQKRLRLKPSHRWTESQSLQLLQAVSDAIKDSPESFEKPTSQRFYEKLQQNTPALQSVVCVAMKSKMRYLKALYVAAAAWKNKTGSGLLANGDESSVSAHVNKICPNFDLLEVIFGQRKNVNPGVIFESTDSIEVLADSPCADSSLNDTIDSYDLCALDCEDLVDPILPISISSDCSAAAAATSTPQSSLDFRSSTKKPKRKSEAPFNKLIFIQEKRLELEVKKIELEKEKEKNEVELKRIELNNQLEMKRIETESEKETKLEIEKLKLASEERIKMFEIELKLKSK; encoded by the exons ATGAatattattgtgaaaattaaaatggaaaag gataaaaagttaaagcaaaAGCGTCTACGGCTGAAACCGTCCCATCGCTGGACAGAGTCGCAGTCCCTGCAGCTGTTGCAAGCAGTATCCGACGCAATTAAAGATAGTCCAGAATCTTTTGAG AAACCGACCTCCCAAAGGTTTTacgaaaaattgcagcaaaataCACCGGCACTTCAATCTGTCGTTTGCGTagctatgaaaagcaaaatgaggTATCTCAAAGCGTTGTACGTTGCCGCGGCAGCCTGGAAAAACAAAACTGGGTCTGGACTACTCGCTAATGGTGACGAGTCAAGCGTATCAGCGCATGTCAACAAAATTTGTCCCAACTTTGACTTACTGGAAGTTATCTTCGGGCAACGCAAAAATGTAAATCCCGgagtaatttttgaaagcacTGACAGCATTGAAGTACTGGCTGATTCCCCTTGTGCTGATAGTTCGTTAAACGATACCATCGATTCCTACGACTTGTGTGCGCTCGATTGTGAGGATTTAGTTGACCCAATATTACCTATAAGTATAAGTAGCGATTGCAGTGCCGCCGCCGCGGCAACTTCTACACCACAAAGTTCGTTGGACTTTAgaagttcaacaaaaaaaccaaaaagaaagagtgaagccccgttcaataaattgatttttattcaggAGAAAAGGTTGGAATTAGAAGTTAAGAAAATAgaattagaaaaagaaaaagaaaagaatgaggtcgagttgaaaagaattgaactgaataatcaattagaaatgaaaagaattgaaactgaatcagaaaaagaaaccaaactggaaattgaaaaactgaaaCTTGCTAGTGAAGAAcgcattaaaatgtttgaaatagagttaaagttaaaatcaaaataa